One window of Mesorhizobium sp. WSM4904 genomic DNA carries:
- a CDS encoding aminotransferase class III-fold pyridoxal phosphate-dependent enzyme, whose amino-acid sequence MFGHGFTYSGHPVIAAVAAEAIRIYSEIDFVTQARRLGDHLHGALADALGDHPLVGEARGRGFIAGVQIVEDRAPVASSRPS is encoded by the coding sequence GTGTTCGGTCACGGTTTCACCTACTCCGGTCATCCGGTGATAGCGGCCGTCGCCGCCGAGGCGATCAGGATCTACAGCGAGATCGATTTCGTGACCCAGGCGCGTCGTCTCGGCGATCACTTGCATGGAGCCCTCGCGGACGCGCTCGGCGACCATCCGCTTGTCGGTGAAGCCCGCGGCCGCGGCTTCATCGCGGGGGTTCAGATCGTCGAGGATCGTGCGCCCGTCGCGTCTTCGCGCCCGAGCTGA
- a CDS encoding aminotransferase class III-fold pyridoxal phosphate-dependent enzyme, translating into MLSDEVVCGFGGTGNWFGSQTFGMEPDMLSIAGGLSSGHLPIGGVIISTRFINAPLTRPTRSACSVTVSPTPVIR; encoded by the coding sequence ATGCTGTCCGACGAGGTGGTCTGCGGCTTCGGAGGCACCGGGAACTGGTTTGGTAGCCAGACATTTGGGATGGAACCGGACATGCTCTCGATCGCCGGGGGGCTTTCATCCGGTCACCTGCCCATTGGCGGCGTCATTATCTCGACAAGATTTATCAATGCGCCGCTGACGAGGCCCACAAGGTCGGCGTGTTCGGTCACGGTTTCACCTACTCCGGTCATCCGGTGA